The following are from one region of the Andrena cerasifolii isolate SP2316 chromosome 1, iyAndCera1_principal, whole genome shotgun sequence genome:
- the Plekhm1 gene encoding pleckstrin homology and RUN domain containing M1 gives MNSFLKTVNSMTRKRNVLIKESLQKQLNTCVMEMQGAPGVGEDGTVGICDESMTLCSVLEAIFLHGLKDSLLNRVTEVLSGPDFDAMPQPSFWGPLLIFSHRQIIDQIQAFSQLTTEVGYSRAWIRLALNEGLLANYFCSIRRDNSALKPYYSPSAFIRDTDLVEVAQRLIENLDYVHFELACNSSLLNFWSNTPLLLAGIWSPPMKSCPVFSAVDIAKTITTELTDGENFDEVETASSIGSLGSFNSSQTALNNVAGIKEDEALKIILANTRPSNIDAELINDSRNTQSSIEEEEHDLQEGERAGNQISSTGNPKQNVAINAISDIEDSIIENIVQNHDASHDNAATAVGNSLIRRLGWSTSFEDCESSLTSSVISPDSATDAPRTPGEGPTYDSIIQSYHTAGSASASDLQEFLKKYPKKETTSNESKVQPENKVVINFDEQLGRIQREKGLDVQNYSCFECGHAIGMSFSKAHVCFYSGNYYCSKCMSPNEYIIPSRVIHNWDLKCYPVCKKAAVYLQDCPILLDLKTLNPRIYMAVDTMAQLQSLRIQLNLLRAYLFTCREPIIESLQKKVTPRDYLYEHVHQYSVSDLLDIPNGTLAQQLQKVVEFARNHVINCWLCSQKGFICEICNNPKVIYPFDMESTYRCGACNAVFHAKCLNANKPCPKCERRRKRMDLPLLDMGYTELSVDDAATLSDNANQ, from the exons ATGAATTCGTTTCTGAAGACGGTCAACTCCATGACGAGGAAGAGGAATGTATTAATCAAAGAGTCGTTGCAGAAGCAGCTAAATACCTGCGTAATGGAGATGCAAGGGGCGCCAGGTGTGGGCGAAGACGGAACAGTCGGCATTTGCGACGAAAGCATGACCCTTTGCTCCGTTTTGGAAGCCATTTTCTTACACGGCTTAAAGGACAGTCTTTTGAATCGAGTAACGGAGGTTCTAAGTGGTCCGGATTTTGATGCTATGCCACAACCAAGCTTCTGGGGCCCGTTGCTAATATTCTCTCATCGGCAAATTATAGACCAAATACAGGCCTTCAGCCAATTAACTACGGAAGTTGGATATTCCAGAGCTTGGATAAGATTAGCGTTAAACGAAGGTCTTCTAGCTAACTACTTTTGTTCTATAAGAAGAGACAATTCAGCTTTAAAGCCGTACTACAGTCCTTCTGCGTTCATTAGGGACACCGATCTGGTGGAAGTTGCACAGAGGTTGATCGAGAACTTAGATTACGTTCACTTCGAACTCGCGTGTAATAGTAGCTTGTTAAATTTCTGGTCGAACACCCCTCTATTGTTAGCAGGTATATGGTCGCCACCAATGAAATCGTGCCCTGTATTTAGCGCGGTAGATATCGCGAAAACAATAACCACGGAATTGACCGACGGTGAGAATTTCGATGAAGTTGAAACGGCTAGCTCTATTGGTAGTTTAGGTTCGTTCAACTCGTCGCAGACCGCCCTTAATAACGTGGCTGGCATTAAGGAAGACgaagctttgaaaattatattagcTAATACTAGACCAAGCAATATCGATGCGGAATTGATCAACGATTCTAGAAATACTCAGTCTTCGATAGAGGAGGAGGAACATGATTtgcaagagggagagagagcaggAAACCAGATCTCAAGCACTGGTAATCCGAAGCAGAACGTGGCAATTAATGCAATATCAGATATAGAAGATTCGATAATTGAAAATATCGTACAAAATCATGACGCTTCGCACGACAATGCTGCAACTGCGGTAGGGAATTCATTAATCAGAAGATTGGGATGGTCCACTTCCTTTGAGGATTGTGAGTCTTCTTTAACTTCGTCTGTAATATCTCCTGATTCTGCGACAGACGCACCTCGTACACCAGGCGAGGGACCTACGTACGATTCGATTATTCAAAGCTATCATACTGCTGGAAGTGCATCAGCATCGGACCTCCAGGAGTTTCTGAAAAAGTACCCCAAAAAGGAAACGACAAGCAATGAAAGCAAAGTTCAACCAGAGAACAAG GTTGTAATAAACTTTGATGAACAACTGGGGAGGATTCAGAGAGAGAAAGGTCTAGATGTACAGAATTATAGCTGCTTTGAATGCGGTCACGCAATTGGTATGAGTTTTTCAAAAGCACACGTTTGCTTTTACTCGGGCAATTATTACTGTTCAAAGTGTATGTCGCCAAATGAGTATATTATCCCATCACGAGTGATTCATAATTGGGATTTAAAATGTTATCCTGTTTGCAAAAAAGCTGCAGTGTATTTGCAAGACTGTCCAATACTATTGGATCTTAAAACCTTGAACCCACGGATTTATATGGCTGTAGATACTATGGCTCAATTACAATCATTAAGAATTCAGTTAAATTTACTAAGagcttatttatttacctgtcgCGAGCCTATAATTGAATCTTTACAAAAGAAGGTTACCCCTAGAGACTATTTATATGAACACGTTCATCAATATTCTGTCTCTGACCTTCTTGACATACCTAATGGAACGCTTGCGCAACAACTACAGAAAGTAGTAGAGTTCGCAAGAAATCATGTAATAAATTGTTGGCTTTGTAGTCAGAAGGGTTTCATATGTGAAATTTGCAATAATCCGAAAGTTATCTATCCCTTTGATATGGAATCTACATATAGA TGCGGGGCATGTAACGCAGTGTTTCATGCTAAATGTTTGAATGCTAATAAACCATGTCCGAAATGTGAACGCAGACGCAAACGAATGGACCTTCCACTATTAGATATGGGATACACAGAATTATCAGTGGATGATGCAGCAACACTTTCAGATAACGCAAACCAATAA